The Shewanella sp. MTB7 genome includes a window with the following:
- a CDS encoding GGDEF domain-containing protein: protein MKDSMASVSQVNLLKQKLHLAKIALTELAEERNEKLQTLLQFVGHLSLACKGQNIELDNKLAKLRHLFTKFENVEEALPELVEVEHLLKQQYNHVMVQLEDSRVGLSRVIRQIQRIESAPDKIKKEINYFKKDLAKPFHTFWDYIPKVEQLVGFYESILEDQLNQGEAIIVSPKHRQLAHELSQMISEIEFRKHQRDQVLTVKENLSKDIEVDGLIDAYQTILTLLLDNIAREKSASQEFLYTLNDSLTAVREVVTDSYNNNQRSLQLKKQINREIHSRVDNVGEAIVEIDDIHSLKSQVTEQLASIRASLERKEALEEREQILLKKSMETLRKEVNELGKEAASYKERLFEQQKINLLDSLTQLPNRAALEERMDQEFRNFQRQKQPLWVAVADIDHFKNINDSFGHSTGDKTLQVIAMALKNSLRDTEFVARYGGEEFVLLIPEVNATDIEQLLNRVREKIKSIPFKFKNQRITVTVSIGAAQILDNELINETFDRADAALYRAKHESRDRVIIDV from the coding sequence ATGAAGGATTCAATGGCCAGCGTTTCTCAGGTCAACTTATTAAAGCAAAAACTTCACCTCGCCAAAATAGCTCTCACCGAGCTTGCTGAAGAGCGAAATGAGAAATTACAAACGCTATTGCAATTTGTTGGTCATTTAAGCCTCGCCTGCAAAGGGCAAAATATAGAGCTGGATAATAAATTAGCTAAACTAAGGCATCTATTTACTAAGTTTGAAAATGTTGAAGAAGCCCTTCCCGAATTAGTCGAAGTCGAACACTTGTTAAAGCAGCAATATAATCATGTCATGGTTCAGCTCGAAGACAGCCGTGTTGGCCTTTCCCGGGTTATACGTCAGATCCAACGAATTGAATCCGCTCCGGACAAAATAAAAAAAGAGATTAACTACTTCAAAAAGGACTTAGCAAAGCCGTTTCATACCTTCTGGGATTACATACCGAAAGTAGAACAACTGGTTGGATTTTATGAAAGCATACTAGAAGACCAACTGAATCAAGGTGAAGCGATTATCGTTTCTCCTAAGCATCGTCAGTTAGCTCACGAACTTTCGCAGATGATCTCTGAAATTGAATTTAGAAAGCATCAAAGAGATCAGGTTCTCACCGTTAAAGAGAATCTCAGTAAAGATATCGAAGTTGATGGATTAATTGATGCGTACCAAACAATTTTAACACTGTTGTTAGACAATATTGCCCGTGAAAAATCAGCCTCTCAAGAGTTTCTTTATACGCTCAATGACTCACTTACCGCAGTTCGGGAAGTTGTCACAGATTCATACAATAACAACCAACGTAGTTTGCAACTTAAAAAACAAATTAACCGTGAGATCCATTCACGAGTTGATAATGTTGGTGAAGCCATAGTAGAAATTGATGACATTCATAGCCTAAAATCACAAGTGACAGAACAACTTGCCTCTATCAGAGCTTCATTAGAACGCAAAGAAGCGCTGGAAGAGCGGGAGCAAATTCTGCTCAAAAAATCAATGGAAACATTGAGAAAAGAAGTTAATGAACTAGGAAAAGAAGCGGCTTCCTATAAAGAACGCTTATTTGAACAGCAAAAAATCAACTTATTAGATTCACTCACTCAATTACCCAATCGTGCTGCACTAGAAGAGCGAATGGATCAAGAATTTAGAAATTTTCAACGCCAAAAACAACCATTGTGGGTTGCTGTGGCGGACATTGACCACTTCAAGAACATCAATGATAGTTTTGGTCATAGTACAGGAGATAAAACACTCCAAGTCATTGCCATGGCTCTAAAAAATTCTCTAAGAGATACAGAATTTGTTGCTCGATATGGTGGAGAAGAGTTTGTCCTGCTCATACCGGAAGTGAATGCTACCGATATAGAACAATTGCTAAACAGAGTGAGAGAGAAAATAAAAAGTATTCCGTTTAAGTTTAAAAATCAGAGAATTACAGTTACAGTATCTATAGGTGCTGCACAGATTTTAGATAATGAGCTTATCAATGAAACCTTTGATCGAGCAGATGCAGCACTTTACCGAGCTAAACATGAAAGCAGAGACAGAGTCATCATTGACGTGTAA
- the phoR gene encoding phosphate regulon sensor histidine kinase PhoR codes for MFESYSGYRLLSRLITYLILCFILGLLIGEIVWVLLIGAISLLFWHYRQLSRLNFWLWRDKRLTPPNGKGSWEGVFNGIYRLQGKNRKRVSQLAFLLGRFRQGAEALPDAAVVLDADYNIVWCNKLAQLLLGLVWPLDSGQRIDNLLRHPDFSNYLKKEIYHDPFELASPLSERRVLEIRIMGYGTGQFLLIARDITRVRQLESMRKDFVANVSHELKTPLTVLQGYLEMMQEMAEPDSPNTKAMEQMQQQTHRMRSMVEQLLVLSRIEDSAENNLEVKVNMSHMMDVLTEEAEALSLGQHYLNFICEEDCHLYGIEIELRSACSNLISNAIRYTPPGGKIDVSWKKVTSGAMFTVADTGDGIAPQHIGRLTERFYRVDSARTRQKGGTGLGLAITKHALGHHQSELIITSELGEGSQFSFLIPENLISTSYY; via the coding sequence ATGTTTGAATCATATTCAGGTTATCGGCTGTTATCTCGCTTAATAACCTACCTGATACTCTGCTTTATTTTAGGTCTCCTTATCGGAGAGATCGTTTGGGTCCTGCTTATCGGGGCTATCTCTCTTCTTTTTTGGCATTATCGCCAACTTTCAAGACTCAATTTTTGGTTATGGCGAGATAAACGTCTCACGCCCCCCAATGGAAAAGGCAGTTGGGAAGGGGTGTTTAATGGCATCTACCGTCTGCAGGGAAAAAATCGCAAACGAGTGTCGCAGCTAGCTTTTCTTTTGGGACGTTTTCGACAGGGAGCTGAAGCGCTGCCGGACGCTGCTGTCGTGCTTGATGCCGATTACAATATTGTTTGGTGTAATAAGTTGGCTCAGCTGCTGCTGGGTTTAGTGTGGCCATTAGACAGTGGTCAGAGAATAGATAACTTATTGCGTCACCCTGATTTTTCAAATTATTTAAAGAAAGAGATATACCATGATCCCTTTGAGTTAGCGTCTCCGCTGTCTGAGCGGCGTGTACTTGAGATTCGAATCATGGGCTATGGGACAGGGCAGTTTCTACTTATAGCCCGTGATATTACCCGAGTCAGACAGCTAGAAAGTATGCGTAAAGATTTTGTGGCCAATGTGTCACATGAGCTTAAGACTCCACTTACGGTATTACAGGGCTACCTTGAGATGATGCAGGAGATGGCAGAACCCGACTCTCCAAACACCAAAGCGATGGAGCAGATGCAACAACAGACTCACAGGATGCGCTCTATGGTTGAACAGTTACTGGTATTGTCGCGTATTGAGGATTCTGCGGAGAATAATTTGGAGGTCAAAGTGAATATGTCACACATGATGGATGTACTCACAGAGGAGGCGGAAGCGTTATCTCTCGGGCAGCATTATCTCAACTTTATATGTGAGGAAGACTGCCACTTATACGGTATTGAGATTGAACTGCGTAGTGCATGCTCAAACCTAATTTCAAACGCGATCCGTTATACACCACCTGGTGGAAAAATTGATGTGAGTTGGAAAAAAGTGACTTCAGGGGCGATGTTTACGGTTGCTGATACGGGTGATGGTATCGCACCACAACATATTGGACGGTTAACTGAACGCTTCTATCGAGTTGATAGTGCTCGAACACGCCAAAAAGGAGGAACAGGGCTTGGTTTAGCGATAACTAAGCATGCGCTTGGTCATCACCAGAGTGAACTGATTATTACCAGTGAACTGGGTGAGGGAAGTCAGTTTAGTTTCCTTATTCCCGAAAATTTGATATCGACCTCATACTATTAA
- the phoB gene encoding phosphate regulon transcriptional regulator PhoB has protein sequence MAARILIVEDELAIREMLTFVLEQHGFVVTAAEDFDSALDMVCEPYPDLVLLDWMFPGGSGIQLAKRLRQDEFTRQIPIIMLTARGEEEDKVRGLEVGADDYITKPFSPKELVARIKAVIRRSSPTSLEEPIDVQGLMLDPISHRVTVDNKVLEMGPTEFRLLHFFMTHPERVYSREQLLDNVWGTNVYVEDRTVDVHIRRLRKAIEPSSHDRLIQTVRGAGYRFSTRT, from the coding sequence ATGGCTGCTAGGATATTGATTGTTGAAGATGAGTTAGCGATTAGAGAGATGCTAACTTTTGTGCTGGAACAACATGGTTTTGTTGTTACCGCTGCTGAAGATTTTGACTCTGCGTTAGACATGGTTTGTGAACCCTATCCCGATCTTGTTTTACTAGATTGGATGTTTCCTGGTGGTAGCGGCATTCAATTGGCCAAACGTTTACGCCAAGATGAATTTACCCGCCAAATTCCCATCATTATGTTGACTGCTCGTGGTGAGGAGGAAGATAAAGTACGAGGTTTGGAAGTCGGAGCCGATGATTATATCACTAAGCCATTTTCTCCAAAGGAGTTAGTGGCAAGAATTAAGGCTGTGATCCGCCGTAGTTCTCCAACGAGCCTTGAGGAACCTATTGATGTTCAGGGCTTGATGTTAGATCCTATTAGCCACAGAGTAACAGTGGACAACAAAGTATTGGAGATGGGGCCTACTGAATTTAGGTTGCTTCATTTCTTTATGACGCATCCAGAGAGAGTGTACAGTCGTGAACAGTTACTCGATAATGTATGGGGTACCAATGTTTATGTTGAAGATCGAACGGTAGATGTGCATATCAGACGATTGAGAAAAGCAATTGAACCTTCGAGTCATGATCGTTTAATTCAAACGGTTCGAGGTGCGGGTTACCGTTTCTCTACTCGAACATAG
- a CDS encoding porin, protein MMNTFCKTLFASALATVTLASASANAAEPLTVYGKLNVTAQSNDVNGESETTIQSNASRLGVKGAFELSSSLEAFYTIEYEVDTGDDTKNNFKARNQFVGLRGDFGAISVGRNDTMLKQSQGKIDQFNDLSADLKNLFKGESRLAQTATYLSPSFSGVKLGVTYAASGDSDQLKQDGYSLAAMYGDAKLKSSPIYASIAYDSDVKGYQIARATVQGKIAGLVLGGMYQQEEKVYTLDSDGEVNPYNGDSYTGYLFSAAYAIDAIVLKAQYQNMEDKGNSWSIGGDYKLGKPTKLFAFYSNRSYDNIENDDKFLGLGLEHKF, encoded by the coding sequence ATGATGAACACTTTTTGTAAAACACTATTTGCTTCCGCTCTTGCTACTGTGACTTTGGCTTCAGCTTCAGCAAATGCTGCTGAGCCATTAACGGTTTACGGTAAGTTAAACGTCACGGCTCAATCTAATGATGTCAACGGTGAGTCAGAAACGACCATTCAAAGTAATGCGTCACGCTTAGGTGTGAAGGGAGCTTTTGAGTTAAGTAGTTCATTGGAAGCTTTCTATACCATAGAGTATGAAGTGGATACCGGCGATGATACTAAAAATAACTTTAAGGCACGCAATCAATTTGTGGGGTTAAGAGGAGATTTTGGTGCCATATCTGTTGGTCGTAATGATACTATGCTTAAGCAATCTCAAGGTAAAATAGATCAATTTAATGACCTTTCTGCAGACTTGAAAAACTTGTTTAAAGGTGAGAGTCGTTTAGCTCAGACAGCCACTTATCTTTCGCCGTCATTCAGTGGCGTTAAGTTAGGTGTCACCTATGCCGCTAGCGGAGACAGTGACCAGTTAAAGCAAGATGGTTACAGCTTAGCTGCTATGTATGGTGATGCTAAATTAAAGAGTTCTCCAATCTACGCATCTATCGCTTATGATTCAGATGTTAAAGGTTACCAAATAGCGCGTGCTACAGTGCAAGGGAAGATTGCAGGCCTAGTACTTGGCGGTATGTATCAGCAGGAAGAGAAGGTGTATACCCTAGATAGCGATGGAGAAGTTAACCCATACAATGGTGATAGTTATACTGGTTATCTGTTCAGCGCTGCCTATGCTATCGATGCCATAGTACTTAAAGCTCAGTACCAAAATATGGAAGATAAAGGTAATTCTTGGTCAATCGGTGGTGACTATAAGTTAGGTAAACCGACGAAGCTGTTTGCTTTCTATTCGAACCGTTCATATGACAATATTGAAAATGATGACAAATTCTTAGGTTTAGGATTAGAACACAAGTTTTAA
- a CDS encoding collagenase, with the protein MKVLNLLPITAILSLFTVTAEAKPVAPISEILAQEYACSDTIVIRSQALTTFQIEQACKLLGKQEAKFHQLFDTQGKPVANDNNISMRANVYHSREDYTQYVTAHFDVPNDNGGMFLEGSPHKAGNQAEFVAYEKKREIWNLAHEYVHYLDGHFNLYGDFCASLHDSHSAPEYCPKPAPLLPHLVWWSEGLGEYISLGDNNKAAIELAKESLATASTYSLSELFNTSYEINGGSDRVYRWGYLAVRFMMEQHKDKIDTMLTFTRKGDYPRYQALIKQWGTDMDANFQAWLNTL; encoded by the coding sequence ATGAAGGTATTAAATCTGCTCCCTATCACTGCTATTTTATCCCTTTTCACTGTTACAGCAGAGGCTAAACCCGTAGCTCCTATTTCTGAAATCTTGGCTCAGGAGTATGCTTGCAGCGATACCATTGTTATCCGTTCCCAAGCTTTAACAACATTTCAAATAGAACAAGCATGTAAGTTACTGGGTAAGCAGGAAGCTAAGTTTCATCAACTCTTCGACACCCAAGGTAAACCCGTCGCCAATGACAACAACATCAGCATGCGAGCAAACGTCTATCACTCTCGGGAAGATTACACTCAATATGTCACCGCCCATTTTGATGTACCCAATGACAATGGTGGCATGTTCTTAGAGGGATCCCCTCATAAAGCAGGTAACCAAGCTGAGTTTGTCGCCTATGAAAAGAAAAGAGAGATTTGGAACTTAGCCCACGAATATGTGCATTATCTCGATGGTCACTTCAATCTCTATGGTGATTTTTGCGCATCACTCCATGATTCCCATAGTGCACCTGAATATTGCCCTAAACCTGCACCGCTCTTACCTCATCTTGTATGGTGGAGTGAAGGTTTAGGTGAATACATTTCTCTGGGAGATAACAATAAAGCAGCCATTGAATTAGCTAAAGAATCTTTGGCAACCGCAAGCACTTACTCTCTTAGTGAGCTATTTAATACCAGTTATGAAATAAACGGAGGTTCAGACAGAGTTTACCGTTGGGGCTATTTAGCCGTTCGCTTTATGATGGAACAACACAAAGACAAAATTGATACCATGTTAACCTTCACTCGAAAGGGAGATTACCCAAGATACCAGGCCTTGATTAAACAATGGGGTACTGATATGGATGCGAATTTTCAAGCTTGGCTCAACACACTTTAA
- a CDS encoding PstS family phosphate ABC transporter substrate-binding protein — MKLKQIVGAVSLTVASVFSATSIAAIDKSLPVYEKTSGVSGNLSSVGSDTLANMMTLWAEEFKEIYPNVNIQIQAAGSSTAPPALTEATSQFGPMSRKMKPNEVEAFEKRYGYQPTAIRVAIDALAVFVHKDNPIKGLSIEQIDSLFSATHKCGGDDVRRWGEVGLAGGWSAKDIQLYGRNSVSGTYGYFKKKALCKGDFKANVNEQPGSASVVQSVSQSLNAIGYSGIGYKTAGVKAVAIAKKGTKYIEATAANAASGAYPLSRYLYVYVNKHPNKDLSPMDREFLKFVLSKQGQQIVEKDGYVPLPRNVTAKDLAKAGIRL; from the coding sequence ATGAAACTGAAACAAATTGTCGGTGCAGTAAGTTTAACTGTCGCAAGTGTTTTTTCTGCAACCTCTATCGCTGCAATTGATAAGTCACTGCCTGTTTATGAAAAAACAAGTGGCGTATCGGGTAACCTATCATCGGTAGGCTCAGATACTTTGGCGAATATGATGACACTTTGGGCTGAAGAATTTAAAGAGATATACCCTAACGTTAACATTCAAATTCAGGCTGCTGGGTCTTCTACTGCACCACCGGCATTGACAGAAGCCACTTCTCAGTTCGGTCCTATGAGCCGTAAAATGAAGCCTAATGAAGTAGAAGCCTTTGAAAAGCGCTATGGTTACCAGCCAACCGCTATTCGTGTTGCAATTGATGCACTGGCTGTATTCGTCCATAAAGACAATCCGATTAAAGGATTAAGCATAGAGCAGATCGACAGCCTTTTTTCTGCAACCCATAAGTGCGGCGGTGATGACGTTAGGCGCTGGGGCGAAGTAGGGCTAGCAGGCGGCTGGTCTGCCAAAGATATACAGCTTTATGGTCGTAACTCAGTATCCGGCACTTACGGTTATTTTAAAAAGAAAGCCCTATGTAAAGGTGACTTTAAAGCGAACGTGAATGAACAACCTGGCTCAGCGTCTGTTGTTCAGTCTGTGTCTCAATCACTTAATGCTATCGGTTACTCTGGTATCGGTTATAAGACGGCTGGTGTAAAAGCGGTAGCGATAGCGAAGAAAGGAACTAAGTACATAGAAGCAACTGCTGCTAATGCAGCAAGTGGTGCCTACCCGCTATCGCGTTACTTATATGTTTACGTGAACAAGCACCCCAATAAAGATTTATCTCCTATGGACCGTGAATTTCTTAAGTTTGTCCTGTCTAAACAAGGTCAGCAAATTGTTGAGAAAGATGGCTATGTACCACTGCCTCGCAATGTTACTGCCAAGGATTTAGCTAAAGCCGGCATCCGTCTTTAA
- a CDS encoding M1 family metallopeptidase → MLNRWDNNHDYHSFSNVEKVRVTHLLLVLDVNFQTKQLSGIATLELDRVDKDCCELWLDLRELTIVQVEDDAGSELDYAIDKHDPVLGQRLNIALSSLTSKVTIHYVTSANAEGLQWLTPEQTSSKKLPFLFSQSQPVNARSWIPLQDTPKARITFEASVTVPLGMRAVMSAMNDATATLNGEFTFSMEKPIPTHLLAIAVGELAFGQIGPRTGVYAEPLVLEAAVKEFEDTETMVEIAESLLGPYPWGRYDMLVLPSSFPFGGMENPRLAFMTPTLIAGDKSLVSTVAHELAHSWTGNLVSNATWRDLWLNEGFTTYFTNRIVEAVFGKEQAELEVVLEYGRLKEELATTEFAEQNLPANVQQQDPNEAFNRFTYDKASMFVHDLERRIGREAFDKFLFTYVEHFAFEAITTEIFIEYAKTTLLVEHVDKISAAELNEWVYGCGMPEYFSAPVSNSLDKVDVALTLWAKGAKANSLDTTLWRVHHWQYFLNSLPEIQTQSQLMDLDEQFKLTESTNAEIACDWFRVAIRNHYDPVLPALSDYLIRIGRGKFVRPLFSELQVAGYETEVQQIYNQARKGYHPSIVSQLDKILNFTK, encoded by the coding sequence GTGCTGAATCGATGGGATAACAATCATGACTATCACTCTTTTTCCAACGTTGAGAAGGTGAGAGTAACGCATCTTTTATTGGTATTAGATGTCAATTTCCAAACTAAACAGTTATCGGGGATTGCCACTCTGGAGTTGGATCGTGTGGATAAAGACTGCTGTGAACTTTGGTTAGACTTAAGAGAGTTAACCATTGTTCAAGTAGAAGATGATGCGGGATCTGAGCTGGATTATGCCATCGATAAACACGATCCCGTATTGGGTCAGCGCTTAAATATCGCGTTATCTTCACTGACCAGTAAAGTCACTATTCATTATGTGACCTCAGCCAATGCTGAAGGACTGCAGTGGCTTACACCAGAGCAAACCAGTAGCAAAAAGCTTCCTTTTTTATTTAGTCAATCTCAGCCCGTCAATGCCAGAAGTTGGATCCCGCTGCAAGATACGCCTAAAGCGCGGATCACGTTTGAAGCGAGCGTCACAGTCCCCCTAGGTATGCGTGCAGTGATGAGTGCGATGAATGATGCGACAGCGACATTAAATGGCGAGTTTACTTTCTCCATGGAAAAACCTATTCCAACTCACCTACTTGCGATTGCGGTGGGGGAGTTAGCATTTGGCCAGATAGGTCCAAGAACCGGAGTATATGCCGAACCTCTGGTGCTTGAGGCCGCAGTAAAGGAGTTTGAGGATACAGAGACGATGGTTGAGATTGCTGAATCTTTGTTAGGTCCATATCCATGGGGTCGATATGACATGTTAGTGCTGCCCTCCAGTTTTCCTTTCGGTGGTATGGAGAACCCTCGCCTCGCCTTCATGACACCAACGCTGATCGCAGGTGACAAGAGTTTAGTGTCGACGGTTGCTCACGAGCTAGCGCACTCTTGGACTGGGAATTTAGTGAGTAATGCGACTTGGCGTGATCTTTGGTTAAACGAAGGGTTTACCACTTACTTTACCAATAGGATCGTCGAAGCGGTATTTGGTAAGGAGCAAGCTGAGCTAGAAGTCGTTCTGGAATATGGGCGCTTAAAAGAGGAGTTGGCCACCACTGAATTTGCTGAGCAAAACTTACCAGCTAATGTACAGCAACAAGATCCAAATGAAGCATTCAATCGTTTTACTTATGATAAGGCTTCGATGTTTGTTCATGATCTTGAGAGAAGAATAGGTCGTGAGGCATTCGATAAGTTTCTGTTTACTTATGTTGAACACTTTGCGTTTGAGGCTATTACAACAGAGATCTTTATTGAATACGCTAAAACTACTTTGCTGGTTGAGCACGTTGACAAGATCTCAGCAGCAGAACTTAATGAATGGGTATATGGTTGCGGTATGCCTGAGTATTTTTCGGCGCCAGTATCGAATAGTTTAGATAAAGTCGATGTTGCACTCACTTTGTGGGCTAAAGGTGCGAAAGCTAATTCGTTAGATACAACACTTTGGCGTGTCCATCACTGGCAGTATTTTTTAAATAGTCTGCCAGAGATACAAACACAGTCACAACTTATGGATCTTGATGAACAATTTAAGCTTACTGAATCGACAAATGCAGAGATCGCTTGTGACTGGTTTAGGGTAGCGATTCGTAATCATTATGATCCAGTGCTTCCCGCGTTAAGTGATTATCTTATTCGTATCGGTCGAGGTAAGTTTGTCAGACCACTTTTCTCTGAGTTACAAGTCGCGGGTTATGAGACTGAGGTGCAACAGATCTATAACCAAGCGCGTAAAGGCTATCATCCTTCCATCGTTTCTCAGTTAGATAAGATTTTGAATTTTACTAAATAG
- the rdgC gene encoding recombination-associated protein RdgC — protein sequence MWFKNLTVYRFNKPFSVDPEALEKSLEDFTFSPCSSQDISKFGFSNALGKKGISLVHSASGRHLICATKEDKILPSQVIKEALEDKVAQIEAEEDRKLAKKEKDAMKEEIIMTLLPRAFTKRSQIHALIIPEIEIILVDSSSAAKSEELLALLRKALGSLPIIPLSFKTPIETQLTEWVKGNCTPAPFIMQDEAELKADSDEGGIVRFKQQDLTENEVLAHIEVGKQVHKLALHFGQSIAFILQSDAAIKRLKFSEEFRAGNDEVGTEDPMARLDADFALMGSELIALMNSLVEVLGGVDDTI from the coding sequence ATGTGGTTTAAAAACCTGACTGTTTACCGTTTTAATAAACCTTTCTCTGTTGATCCTGAAGCGCTTGAGAAGTCATTGGAAGACTTCACCTTCTCTCCATGTTCAAGCCAAGATATCAGCAAGTTCGGCTTCTCTAATGCCTTAGGTAAGAAAGGCATTTCATTGGTACACAGTGCGAGCGGTCGTCACCTTATTTGTGCCACGAAAGAAGATAAAATTCTTCCTAGCCAAGTGATAAAAGAAGCACTCGAAGATAAAGTGGCTCAAATCGAAGCCGAAGAAGATCGTAAATTGGCGAAGAAAGAAAAAGACGCAATGAAAGAGGAGATCATCATGACTCTACTTCCTCGCGCCTTCACAAAACGTAGCCAAATCCATGCCTTAATCATCCCTGAAATTGAAATAATTTTAGTCGACAGCTCAAGTGCTGCTAAATCTGAAGAGCTTTTGGCTCTGTTAAGAAAAGCCTTAGGTTCTCTACCTATCATTCCTTTGAGCTTTAAGACTCCTATTGAAACTCAGCTAACTGAATGGGTAAAAGGAAACTGCACACCAGCACCTTTCATCATGCAAGATGAGGCTGAGCTTAAGGCTGATTCTGATGAGGGTGGTATTGTTCGCTTTAAACAGCAGGATCTAACAGAAAATGAAGTCCTAGCTCATATCGAAGTCGGTAAGCAAGTTCATAAACTGGCACTACATTTCGGCCAATCAATCGCTTTCATACTGCAGTCTGATGCCGCTATCAAGCGCCTTAAGTTCTCTGAAGAGTTCCGAGCAGGTAATGACGAAGTCGGCACTGAAGATCCAATGGCGCGTTTGGATGCTGACTTTGCACTTATGGGTAGTGAGCTTATTGCGCTGATGAACTCATTGGTGGAAGTCCTTGGCGGCGTAGATGACACCATTTAG
- a CDS encoding M61 family metallopeptidase: MLTFSLLFSIPTLADVNYRIDLTQPQHHLALVNVDFPLSKASQLNVQLPVWRTGKYQVLPLADSIRYFSAKDDSGAELPVSRTANGEWTISLSQPSAVSISYQLYLNKLGQRVGHIDASHAFIDASGAFVYSPEFRDEPISVEMNVPSTWRSYSGMNSGELANTFVADNYDVLVDSPIETGINQHRRFSADGRDYELVIWGEGNYDVEKMVTDLTKLSGEADVIWDGYPFERYVYMVHATSGASGATEHLNSTIIQRPRFSYREREDYLGFIKTASHEFIHTWNVKAYRPQGLVPYDYQQENISELLWIAEGSTSYFQSQLLLRAGVITPQEFLEDLAKRIAKSELTPGREVQSVAEASANQWTSTGGDYSINHSTNIYSEGFLVSMALDFSLLDETNLNSSYRDVHKALYRDHKLPVGYGVADVQQILQQLTGEDYSDWWHEHVNTPLTLGFPELLSQAGLQLSYGEDSKVTAFSGMTTSDESLTLQQVLRGGPAWKAGIVLGDEIVAINGLKVTAGGFEARINDFKPGVEIEVTLFSDDKLKSVSLTLDEVQSGKLKLVSVKKPSHDQKAFFKAWSGIDWPFDDKGQA, encoded by the coding sequence ATGTTAACCTTTAGCCTGCTTTTTTCCATCCCAACCCTCGCCGACGTCAATTATCGAATAGATTTGACCCAACCTCAGCATCATTTGGCCCTCGTCAACGTTGACTTTCCTTTATCGAAAGCATCACAACTTAACGTTCAACTTCCAGTGTGGAGAACCGGTAAATATCAAGTGTTACCCTTGGCCGATTCAATTAGATATTTCAGTGCTAAAGATGATAGCGGGGCTGAGTTACCCGTGTCCCGAACTGCCAATGGCGAATGGACAATCTCGCTCAGCCAACCCTCAGCCGTATCCATTAGCTATCAGCTCTACTTAAATAAGCTTGGGCAGAGAGTGGGACATATCGATGCCAGCCATGCCTTTATCGACGCCAGCGGCGCTTTTGTATACAGTCCAGAATTTAGAGATGAGCCCATAAGTGTCGAGATGAATGTGCCATCGACTTGGCGTAGTTATTCAGGGATGAATTCAGGTGAACTCGCCAACACATTTGTTGCCGATAACTATGATGTACTTGTCGACTCTCCAATCGAGACAGGAATAAACCAACACCGACGCTTCTCTGCCGACGGTCGTGATTATGAACTGGTGATCTGGGGCGAAGGGAATTATGACGTAGAGAAGATGGTGACCGATCTGACCAAACTCAGTGGTGAGGCCGATGTTATATGGGATGGTTACCCTTTTGAACGGTATGTCTATATGGTCCACGCGACCAGTGGTGCGAGTGGGGCAACAGAGCACCTTAATTCAACCATTATTCAACGACCAAGATTTAGTTATCGTGAGCGTGAAGATTATCTAGGCTTTATCAAAACGGCCTCCCATGAGTTTATTCATACTTGGAATGTGAAGGCTTATCGACCTCAGGGCTTGGTTCCATATGATTATCAGCAAGAGAATATCAGCGAGCTATTATGGATTGCTGAAGGTTCGACCAGTTATTTTCAAAGTCAGTTATTGCTCCGTGCCGGAGTTATCACCCCACAGGAGTTTTTAGAGGATCTGGCTAAACGTATCGCAAAGAGTGAGCTAACCCCTGGGCGTGAGGTTCAGTCAGTCGCCGAAGCGAGTGCTAACCAATGGACCAGTACAGGTGGCGATTATTCGATTAACCACAGTACTAATATCTATTCCGAAGGCTTTCTGGTTTCCATGGCATTAGATTTTTCTTTGCTAGATGAAACGAATTTGAACTCTTCCTACCGCGATGTGCATAAAGCGCTGTATCGTGATCATAAACTCCCTGTGGGTTATGGGGTTGCTGATGTGCAGCAGATTTTACAACAACTGACGGGTGAAGATTATAGCGACTGGTGGCACGAGCATGTGAATACGCCGTTAACCTTAGGTTTCCCTGAGTTGTTATCTCAAGCAGGTTTACAGCTGAGCTATGGAGAGGACTCAAAAGTTACCGCTTTCTCAGGTATGACAACCAGTGATGAGTCGCTTACATTACAGCAGGTGTTACGAGGAGGTCCTGCTTGGAAAGCTGGCATTGTGTTGGGAGATGAAATAGTTGCTATTAACGGCCTTAAAGTGACAGCGGGTGGATTTGAAGCGCGTATTAACGATTTTAAGCCAGGCGTAGAAATTGAGGTGACATTGTTTAGTGACGACAAGCTTAAATCTGTGTCTTTGACCTTAGACGAAGTGCAAAGCGGTAAACTTAAGCTTGTGAGTGTAAAGAAGCCGAGTCATGATCAGAAAGCCTTCTTCAAGGCCTGGTCTGGCATAGATTGGCCTTTCGATGATAAGGGGCAAGCTTAA